In Acipenser ruthenus chromosome 15, fAciRut3.2 maternal haplotype, whole genome shotgun sequence, a genomic segment contains:
- the LOC131697623 gene encoding protein RD3-like yields the protein MPLFGWMKWSKPEVDSPVQKHSEVPTKTLMRELLWHMEERERLVREMEKEQTGMDYNWLQSYQSLKSLLPPSERRQLEHLCSQIQPSHTATVLSRFREILSGNDILPWELVYVFKQVLKDFITKKEEEKQQIRLMESWTNRYQMKQGFNNPTIPDCSETFKEEIPTISSYIDKSMQGECPYFVERIWDLPYYYPAHCTCLEAYSATI from the exons ATGCCTCTGTTTGGCTGGATGAAGTGGTCGAAACCTGAAGTGGACAGTCCAGTCCAGAAACATAGCGAGGTGCCCACCAAGACTTTAATGAGGGAGCTGCTGTGGCacatggaggagagagagaggctggtcCGGGAGATGGAGAAGGAGCAGACCGGCATGGATTACAACTGGCTGCAGAGCTACCAAAGCTTGAAATCCCTTCTCCCACCGTCGGAGCGCAGGCAGCTGGAGCACCTCTGCTCCCAGATCCAGCCTTCCCACACTGCCACCGTGCTGTCCCG GTTCCGAGAAATACTGTCAGGAAATGACATTCTGCCTTGGGAGCTAGTCTACGTATTCAAGCAGGTCTTGAAGGACTTTATAACAAAAAAGGAGGAAGAAAAGCAGCAAATAAGGCTGATGGAATCCTGGACCAACAGATATCAAATGAAACAGGGGTTCAATAACCCCACCATCCCCGACTGCAGCGAAACTTTCAAAGAGGAGATCCCCACAATATCAAGCTACATTGACAAAAGCATGCAAGGTGAATGTCCATATTTTGTTGAAAGAATCTGGGATTTACCTTACTACTACCCCGCTCACTGCACCTGCTTGGAGGCATACAGTGCCACAATATAA